One part of the Bacteroidia bacterium genome encodes these proteins:
- a CDS encoding sulfatase — translation MNYYYFLAGICLLFLNACEAQKPSEARDPNFIIIYADDLGYGDLSCFGNPLIKTPNLDQMAMEGQKWTQFYVADPVCTPSRAALMTGRYPIRNGMTSPARAVLFPDSDGGLPADEVTIAEVLKQKDYATAHIGKWHLGHLPQYLPTTQGFDSYFGIPYSNDMDFVKGSHNYYQEAHKDPRFLADISAYNVPLMQDEEIIERPADQNTYTRRCTEKSLEFIRANKDKPFFLYLAHNQPHIPLFAGKDFLNTSKRGLYGDVLQELDWTVGQILNTIKELKLEENTIVMFSSDNGPWLAFQTHGGSAGPLRAGKGTTFEGGQRVPTIFWGPGMVKPGLVDEMGSTLDVIKTFASLAGVKAPEDRKMDGYDLSPVLKGEGASPRKEFFYWAFGKFHAARIGNWKLHMQQRAPVHYGKEILLEQPELYDVETDISEKYNRFEDYPEEVDKIMKRIEEHKASMADALPDNLAKRIEKVEE, via the coding sequence ATGAACTACTACTATTTCCTTGCAGGTATTTGCCTGCTATTCCTCAATGCTTGTGAGGCTCAGAAACCATCTGAAGCCCGCGATCCCAATTTCATCATCATCTATGCGGATGACCTGGGCTATGGAGATTTGAGTTGTTTCGGCAATCCCCTGATCAAAACTCCTAATCTGGATCAAATGGCTATGGAGGGGCAAAAATGGACCCAATTCTATGTGGCCGATCCGGTTTGTACACCGAGTCGGGCTGCTTTGATGACAGGCAGGTATCCGATTCGCAATGGTATGACCTCTCCTGCAAGAGCGGTTCTTTTCCCGGATTCTGACGGAGGTTTGCCGGCTGATGAGGTTACGATAGCTGAGGTCTTGAAACAAAAGGACTATGCAACTGCCCATATCGGTAAATGGCACCTGGGCCACCTTCCTCAATATCTGCCCACCACTCAGGGATTCGATTCCTATTTCGGCATTCCCTATTCTAATGACATGGATTTTGTCAAAGGCTCTCACAACTATTATCAGGAAGCGCATAAAGATCCTCGTTTTCTGGCGGATATTTCTGCCTACAATGTACCTCTCATGCAAGATGAGGAGATCATCGAACGGCCGGCTGATCAGAATACCTATACCCGTCGCTGCACAGAAAAATCCCTCGAATTCATCAGAGCCAATAAGGACAAGCCCTTTTTCCTCTATTTGGCCCATAATCAACCCCATATTCCCCTCTTTGCAGGCAAAGACTTTCTCAATACCAGCAAAAGAGGCTTATATGGAGATGTTTTGCAGGAACTGGACTGGACGGTAGGGCAAATACTGAATACGATCAAAGAATTAAAGCTGGAAGAAAATACCATTGTGATGTTCAGTTCGGATAATGGGCCCTGGTTGGCTTTCCAGACACATGGAGGCTCAGCAGGACCCTTACGGGCAGGAAAAGGAACAACTTTCGAAGGAGGTCAGCGGGTGCCCACGATTTTCTGGGGACCGGGTATGGTAAAGCCGGGATTGGTTGATGAAATGGGATCCACCCTGGATGTAATTAAAACTTTTGCTAGCCTGGCAGGCGTTAAGGCTCCGGAAGATCGCAAGATGGATGGATACGATCTTTCCCCCGTTTTGAAAGGAGAAGGAGCAAGTCCACGAAAGGAATTTTTCTACTGGGCTTTTGGGAAATTTCATGCGGCCCGAATAGGAAATTGGAAATTGCATATGCAACAAAGGGCTCCAGTTCATTATGGAAAGGAAATTCTATTGGAGCAGCCGGAATTATATGATGTGGAAACAGATATTTCGGAGAAATACAATCGCTTTGAAGACTATCCGGAAGAGGTTGATAAAATCATGAAACGGATTGAAGAACATAAAGCAAGTATGGCTGATGCCTTGCCGGATAATCTGGCAAAACGGATAGAAAAAGTAGAAGAATAG
- a CDS encoding fasciclin domain-containing protein, whose product MRLAKLMTIGLLVFGLFSFTACEEEVPTPATPNIVELALDAPELSSLVAALQRANLVSALEAAGTKTVFAPTNTAFQALLDSNPAWNSLEDIDIDLLTNVLLFHVIEGGVRAADLSNTYVPTLAKGPNDEPLSLQVDISNGVNFNGSASPSSTDNEASNGVVHIIDEVMLPPNVVNLALNNSDFSILVAALTRADLTTDYVSVLTGNGPFTVFAPTNQAFADLLDSNNEWNTLDDIPVATLEAVLNYHVVSGANVQADQLTDNQDITALGGTFTTDLSNGAKLETTSGQSVDIVLTDVQGTNGVVHVVSTVLLP is encoded by the coding sequence ATGCGTCTAGCAAAATTAATGACAATCGGCCTTCTGGTATTTGGGCTATTTAGTTTTACCGCTTGTGAGGAGGAAGTTCCTACTCCAGCTACTCCCAATATCGTTGAGTTGGCCCTGGATGCCCCCGAATTAAGTTCTTTGGTTGCTGCTCTTCAGAGAGCCAATCTGGTATCAGCACTTGAAGCTGCTGGAACAAAAACTGTTTTCGCACCAACAAACACTGCTTTTCAGGCATTGCTTGATTCTAATCCTGCCTGGAATTCACTAGAAGACATCGACATTGATCTTTTGACCAATGTATTGTTGTTCCACGTAATCGAAGGTGGAGTAAGAGCGGCTGATCTGAGCAATACCTATGTTCCTACTTTGGCTAAAGGTCCAAACGATGAGCCTCTTTCTCTTCAGGTTGATATCAGCAATGGAGTAAACTTCAACGGTTCTGCTTCTCCTAGCTCTACTGACAATGAAGCTTCAAATGGAGTTGTACACATCATCGACGAAGTTATGCTTCCTCCAAATGTAGTGAACCTCGCTTTGAACAATAGCGACTTCTCTATCCTGGTAGCTGCTTTGACTAGAGCTGACCTGACAACTGACTATGTTTCAGTATTGACTGGAAATGGACCTTTCACAGTATTTGCTCCAACCAACCAGGCTTTCGCTGACCTGCTTGATTCTAACAATGAGTGGAACACCCTCGACGATATTCCTGTAGCAACTTTAGAAGCTGTATTGAACTACCACGTAGTAAGTGGAGCTAATGTTCAGGCTGATCAGTTGACTGACAACCAGGACATCACTGCTTTGGGCGGAACTTTCACTACAGATCTTTCAAATGGTGCTAAGCTGGAAACTACAAGTGGACAGTCTGTAGACATCGTATTGACAGATGTTCAAGGTACCAATGGAGTTGTACATGTTGTAAGCACTGTATTGCTACCCTAG
- a CDS encoding DUF1080 domain-containing protein: MNYLRSLYPFLFILALFACGESQTTQATEEPEVAEPEFVSLFNGENLDGWVGNKDSYTVENGMIVIDPAGGGSGGNLYTEKEYSNFVLQFEFQLTPGANNGLGIHAPLEGDAAYVGKELQILDNTAEKYAELEPYQYHGSVYGVIPAKRGFQKPVGEWNEQEVIVEGSKVKVILNGTAIVDGDFLEASKEGTMDGKDHPGLQRSKGHIGFLGHGDVLSFRNIRIKDLGDSI; encoded by the coding sequence ATGAACTACCTAAGATCCCTATATCCATTTCTATTCATTTTGGCCCTTTTTGCCTGTGGGGAAAGTCAAACAACGCAGGCTACAGAAGAGCCTGAAGTTGCCGAGCCGGAATTTGTTTCCCTTTTTAATGGCGAAAACCTGGACGGTTGGGTCGGTAATAAAGATTCCTATACAGTTGAAAATGGGATGATAGTCATTGATCCGGCAGGCGGAGGAAGTGGAGGTAATCTCTATACCGAAAAAGAGTACAGCAATTTTGTCCTTCAATTTGAATTTCAACTGACTCCAGGAGCGAATAACGGACTCGGTATTCATGCACCTCTGGAAGGCGATGCGGCTTATGTGGGGAAGGAATTGCAGATTTTGGATAATACAGCTGAAAAGTATGCAGAACTTGAACCGTATCAATACCATGGTTCTGTCTATGGGGTTATTCCTGCCAAAAGAGGATTTCAAAAGCCGGTAGGGGAATGGAATGAGCAGGAAGTGATTGTTGAAGGTTCCAAAGTAAAGGTCATCCTGAACGGAACGGCCATTGTGGATGGAGATTTTCTAGAAGCCAGTAAAGAGGGAACCATGGATGGCAAGGACCATCCCGGCCTTCAAAGAAGCAAAGGACATATTGGTTTTCTGGGGCATGGGGATGTACTGAGCTTTAGAAATATCCGAATCAAAGATTTGGGAGACAGTATTTAA
- a CDS encoding energy transducer TonB — protein sequence MKSSLKFFALLLSILFIPQMQAQNIALSTDSPEVKVVETANDSDEAWYPIPLNFKEIAQKVPYPKVAMEAGIEADIKISVMVDEQGRYHSHKVLGKASPMFMKEIEPYLSQLRFKAAMRNGKAVKAKISLPFRFRLRH from the coding sequence ATGAAATCGTCCTTAAAATTTTTCGCCCTCTTGCTTAGCATTTTGTTTATTCCTCAGATGCAGGCGCAAAATATTGCCCTTTCAACGGATTCTCCGGAAGTAAAAGTAGTAGAAACTGCTAATGACTCAGATGAAGCCTGGTACCCGATTCCCCTAAATTTTAAAGAAATCGCCCAAAAGGTTCCTTATCCCAAAGTTGCTATGGAAGCCGGGATAGAAGCCGATATCAAAATATCCGTGATGGTTGATGAGCAGGGCCGCTATCACAGTCATAAAGTGCTGGGCAAAGCCTCTCCCATGTTCATGAAGGAAATAGAACCATATCTGTCTCAACTTCGATTTAAGGCTGCTATGCGAAATGGAAAAGCAGTCAAAGCCAAAATAAGTCTCCCTTTCCGATTCAGGTTAAGGCATTAA